The DNA region gggccgtgcgggaaattaccctcgatcgcccgcgggtagggagcgcgtcgctagcggcggccgatccgatcaggtatacattacctgacgctggctcccgggtgtcttctccgcatcttctccgcgctgcacccgctccatcccggcgcttcctgtcactgcagtgaccaggaagttcaaatagagggcgctctatttgaacttcctggtcacggagtgacacaggaagcgctgggatggagcaggtgcagcgtggagaagatgcggagaagatgcccgggagccagcgtcaggtaatgtatgcgcgggggcccgggggggcggcagcggcggctccacagattgtgatcggtttcaggctgaaatcgattcacaatctgtttgcagtaaaggcagccatacgatccctctctgatcagattcgatcagatagggatctgtcagctggtcgatctaatggcaaatctaccagtgtatggctacctttagactgatgtatctgatcttaaccctcctggcggttcatttctgtctggaattatgagtcaaaagcggtacatttttttcaagaattttaggcatcCAATtattaagtcttaactcaccaaaatatatcagaataaaggcctgtaAGATATCCtgaatataaataaaagactgtaacacaaatttgctgaaaaaaattaatttatcaataaactgaaataatagcaaaactgtacaaagaagcagcagattatatatacagtatgtacatgcagTGCAGTGTATAactaatacacctcccgtgtgtggtaGATTTTAAAACATGGAACAGCACACAGGGCGACATTACAGTCCGGGCAGTAGAGACGGGTTTCTTTGCGGACTTTCTTACCCTTGCTATCCGTCTtgctgcagcaaacaacgcacatCCTAGTTGGAGCAGCTTTTTTTGGAGTGGGTGGAATATAGTCTGAAAAGTGCTGGCCAGTGAGGAGCTCAGGGTTGACAACATATGATGCACGGCGCCCAATTCGCACATCTGCTGATGAAGTCTGGTACTTCAGACATATGCTTTCGCACATTTTCCATATAAAGTCGGAATGTGTTCCTGGCCTGTCACTGCGTTGCTTATACAAAATGAACGCATTCCATAGAGATTGTTCCAGCAGATGCCGAAAAAAATTTTTGtagtatttttgttgttgtttgcggACTGCGGGGTAGTATGTCATCGCCTGGTCAGCTTGGTCCACCCCACCCATTGTATGGTTGTAGTCCAGGATGACTTGTGGCTTGTCCAGGACTTTCCCTCCTCGCGTTGTGGTGGTGGCAGATGAAGCATCATGGACAGTGCTGAGTGTACACATGTCCTTCTTGTCACGCCAGCAGAGTGCCAACATTTTTCCCTTCTGCCAAGCCACAATGTCCCCAGATTTTAGCTTTTGCTTGGCGAAGGCAGTAGGCATTTCTCGACGGTTAAGACGAACGGTGCCGTAGGCATCAGTTTTGTTCCTGATGAGTATTTCAAAAAGTTCAGGTGAACTGTAAAAATTATCTGTGATCACACAGTACCCCTTATTCAACAAGGGCTCCACCAAAGATAGCACGGATGAAGTCGCCACCCCGTAGCTGCTGAAAGCAGGgttaaattgtgtccctttccCGGTGTACAGTATGCTGTTCCAGATGTAGCCCGTTGATGCCTCACATAACATGTAGGACTTCACTCCAAACCGGGCCCTCTTGGACGCGATGTATTGTATCCAGGACAGTCGGCCTTTGTACGCCATCAAGCTTTCATCCACACTTATGTCCCTCTGGGGCACATAAGTGTTGCGGAAGTTTTCCATCACCAGCTGAAAAACTTCCCAGATCTTTTTCAACTTTGGCGCTGGGTGGGTTGACTCATCGAAGGCGGAGTTGTCTGCGAAGTGTAGAAACTTCATGATGAGTCCAAAACGGTACTCCGACATTACCGTGCCAAAGAAGGGGGTAGCGATTATTTTGTTCGTCGACCAGTACTATTTCTGCATgggcttccccaccaccccctgcagaatAATTAGTCCAAGGAACAGCCACAAGTCCTCCTTGGTGATAGGCTCCCACATCCTGCTCCTGGAAAAGGGACCTCGTGGAGCAGCAATTTCTTGCGCGGCGTAGCGGTTCGTCTCCACCACGATTTTATCAATAACAGCGTCACTGAAGAAcagctgcaggtaggccagggggCAGTGATCACATTCAACCTTCAAGCCGGGCTCTCCAGTAAAAGGGAAACGGGGAGGGCGGTGGTGGGGCCTGAGTGGTGTTGACTGGGCACCAAACACGTGCGTCACTAACCTCCTCCGTGTCGCTGGTGATGGAGTCGCTGTCAGAATCAGACGACAGGTTGCCAGGCGCATCACCGTCACTGAAGTCCTCCAGTGACTGCAAATCCGGATCGCTGTCCTCGAACTGCATCAGCGCTTCCGCTGTGAGACGCTTCGAGGATGACTCCATAGCAGGTGACAGGAAAAGAGCGTagtaatccaggcagaggtcggtacacagaaatccaataacaggcagaatCAGCAGGCGAAAAACgtaggtcaaaatccaggcagaggtcggtacacagaaatccaataacaggcagaatCAGCAGGCGAAAAACgtaggtcaaaatccaggcagaggtcggtacacagaaatccaataacaggcagaatcagaaggcaaaaaGGGTAgtcaaaaatccaggcagaggtcggtacacaaatCGGTAGGAAGATCAGTGAAtacagcacagatcacagcacagatcacagctcacaGCACACAACCAAATGGCAACAGTGTAATGGATACACATGAATTTGATTcatgtgtatccaatacaatgcacTTTGCAgccaatgaatttttttttaaaatttcctgccccacccccatgacgtcacgccgccctccgctcctctgattggccgccgggtccccaagaGAATAACAGGATATGGGGGGACAAACATCGCtgctgctgggggagagaggcaggagtcCCTGGAGAGCGCAGATCGCACAGGGACTCCTGCTTCAAAGGTAAAtgtgccgccgccgccaccgccgctctgatcacatggccgccgggtccccgcaagaTTACCGGGGATATGGGGATCCCGGCAGCCAGATAATTGAAGCACACTTTGGGGGAGAGGTGTAGGAGTCCCGCTGAGCAGCGCCGATCGGCGCGCGGGACTCCAGTACGCAGGCACAGCAGTTTTTTCTctgccccgacctgagctcgggcttacctataacagctgatttttcctaccccgagctcaggtcggggttaccgccaggagggttaatgttttatttcttagctgtactacacatacaaatcataatatcataatttttgtttcgcttcagtgtctctttaaagagaaacttatgCTGGGATAATGTACAAATTATTCATTTCTTTTATCTAGTAAGTTCcatgcaaataattttttttaaagtactatGAAAAGGAAAATAATTCTGCTTAAAAGCCTGTTGTTCAGCATACATCTCATATTGAACGGTGGAAAAATCTTGTTCTATTTGGGCATAGCTTTCAATACCAGAATTAGTCTGTGTCCTAAGAGATGAGCTTAAACTTGCTctgtaaccatttcagcctgcggttTGTTTTCACCTCATGGaatgttcacatttcagcgcttctcccattcattccccaataactttgccactacttatcacaacaaaatgatctataccttgttttttccaacaacaattaggctttctttgggtggtacattatgctaagaattattttattctgaatgcattttaatgggaataataataataaaaggaaaaattatcagttttcggccattatagttttaaaatataacGCTCTACTGTGAATAAAAGCCAAGAGGGAGTGCAGCGACAccatttaaaaggaaccttaactgaaaaggatatggaaagtttacttttaaacaataccagttgcctggcagtcctactgatctttgTCTGCAGCAATGGCCTAGAccacttttccacggactgttgataggcagtgaaatgcctctcaaactcccaCAACTGCTCagttgcctagtaactgcttgttgctgcctggtaactgctcgctgagcacacagctcaacagtcagtGAAAAAAAggcctaaatcacacacctgaaacaagcatgcagctaatccagtctgacttcagtcagagcacctgatctgcatgcttgttgaggggctgtggataaaagtattagagacacaggtttAGCagaacagtcaggcaactggtattattttaaaaggaaaaatccatattcttctcagtttaggtttcctttaagaatgatcactgtttttgaacaaaaacagtgatcattcttggCGGACATGCACAGATTgggtgaggggacttctgtcccctgccacccCAATCCCCCGTCACCATGACCATCTCGATCAACGGTCATGCACATAGCCCCGCAGACTGCACGGACGCGAGTCTCACGTCCCTGCGGCTGCAGCAGCACTTGCCACGAGACTCATGTCCGTGCAGCAGTAGTGGTTAATGGACCTGAAATATTGCACAGGACAccaggaaaagaaagaaaaatctgccttgtgtgtatttagagagaagagcctatttaacctcttgaagactgcagtgttaaacccccctaaagaccaggcctttttttgctgaaatggccactgcagctttaaggccaaactgcagggccgcacaacacagcacacaagtgatccccctatttttttggtgtggaaggtaaacagggtttttttttaatatatttatatgtttatctttaaaactttttttttaggtgtaatttgctatttggccacaagatggccagaattaaaaagtcctgggagcgatcgatctcgctcccaggcagaagaaaggagaccagagctcagaaaagccgcagcgtctgaagagacgctgtcggcttttctccgggggggggtccgatcagcgaaagggatttataatcccttttactgattggtgggctagcggccagcagcgggggcgcgcacgggggggcccgcaggagcgcgcgcgacccgcgggagtgcgcacagcccaactggacgagaaatctcgtccagttgggcttaagtggttaaaaagctctcagaaagctctgatggacaAAGAGCGTTCAAAAAAGCGCTTATCGTGTGTCTGAGCACTAACCATCCCCACTCAGAGGCCCAGGTCTGTTGGTGCAGATGATGGTCAGTCGTTCTTCTGTATTGGTTGTGAGGACAGCACTCGACAATTTTCTGTTTCATTTAAtgctctcacatgacatgctgcagttcaacacaatagcacactagcTGGCAGCGAGTCTGTGATAAACaaactgcatatacagtggcttgcaaacgtattcggcccccttgaagttttccacattttgtcacattgctgccacaaacctgaatcaattttattggaattccacatgaaagaccaatacaaagtggtgtacacgtgagaagtggaacgaaaatcatacaagtccaaacattttttttacaaataactgcaaagtgggttgtgcataattattcagccacctttggtctgagtgcagtcagttgcttatagacattgcctgatgagtgctaatgactaaatagagtgcacctgtgtgtaatctaatgtcagtacaaatacagctgctctgtgatgacctcagaggttgtctaagagaatattgggagcaacaacaccatgaaatccaaagaacacaccagacaggtcagggataaagttattgagaaatttaaagcaggcataggctacaaaaagatttccaaagccttgatcatcccactgagcactgttcaagcgatcatttagaaatggaaggagtatggcacaactgtaaacctactgtAAAccaacaaggctgtccacctaaactcacaggccgaacaaggagagcgctgattagaTATGCAGTCAAGagtcccatggtgactctggaagagctgcagagatctacagctcaggtgggggaatctatccataggacaactattagtcatgcactgtacaaagttggtttttatggaagagtggcaggaagaaagccattgttaacagaagagcataagaagtcccgtttgcagtttgctacatgccatgtgggggaaacagcaaacatgtggaagaaggtgctctgttcagatgagaccaaaatggaactttttggccaaaatgcaaaacgctatgtgtggcggtaaactaacactgcacatcactctgaacacaccattcctactgtcaaatatgatggtggcagcatcatgctctgggggtgcttctcttaagcaaggacagggaagttggtcagagttgatgtgaagatggatggagccaaatgcatggcaatcttggaagaaaatctcttggagtctgcaaaagacttgagactggggcggagggtcaccttccagcaggacaatgaccctaaacataaagccagggcaacaatggaatggtttaaaacaaaacatatccatgtgttagattggcccagtcaaagtccagatctaaatccaattgagaatctgtggcaagatctgaaaactgctgttcacaaacactgtctatctaatctgactgacctggagcggttttgcaagaaagaatgggcaaggatttcagtctctagctgtacaaagctggtagagacataccctaaaagactggcagctgtaattgcagcaaaaggtggttctacaaagtattgactcgggctgaataattatgcacaccccactttgcagttatttttaaaaaaaatgtttggaatcatgtatgattttcattccacttctcacgtgtacaccactttgtattggtctttcatgtggaattccaataaaattgattcatatttgtggcagtaatgtgacaaaatgtggaaaacttcaacaaagcactgtacatgcacacagtggcccatatgcaattcattttttctcctgagttttctcctaggtgataattttacaacttgtcataaaatgccttttagtctccggcaagcaaaaaaatactcaaaataaatttgatagtacgttttccaccaacttttgggtattttttcaattataaaatgctgAATATTTAGAttatagagaagatgaaaattatctcctaggagataactcaggtaaaaaaattaattgcatatggcccagtatgCATATGTGAGATTAGtacatatgcattttatatgggagagctggcaggcactcgggtgATGCTGTAGATAGCTAGCTGTGGTGTGCACCCAGTaaaactatgtgctcaagacaaatgcaaagtctatgcataAAAATCCAAAGAACaagaagtctggcactatagtttaatatAGCATGGTAACACAAAGTAGCAAAGCACAAAAAAATTGCGTTGCATACAAGTGACAGGCTTGACAGACATCAAGAAAACGCGTCCCACCGACACCAAGGTATAGCCATTTGACACCCTTTGTGATGACAAAGGGTGTCAAATGGCTATACCTGGGTGTCGGTGGGAGGCTGCAGGTGTGGGTGCCAATAGGTGAACGGCCTAAAAACCGTTTCGCAAGGCAGACGCCAAGCTTCTTCTGAGGTGTGCAAAAGTGTGAGAACAGCAGCGGGGCTAAAGGTGCGTGTGGCGTAGGATGCGCTTCCGGTCCACTGTAAGGGACGCACCCCCACGAGATGATTGGTCCATCAGGAGCAGGAAATAGTCAGTGAGACGCACGGCCATATGCA from Hyperolius riggenbachi isolate aHypRig1 chromosome 11, aHypRig1.pri, whole genome shotgun sequence includes:
- the LOC137537886 gene encoding piggyBac transposable element-derived protein 4-like, with amino-acid sequence MSEYRFGLIMKFLHFADNSAFDESTHPAPKLKKIWEVFQLVMENFRNTYVPQRDISVDESLMAYKGRLSWIQYIASKRARFGVKSYMLCEASTGYIWNSILYTGKGTQFNPAFSSYGVATSSVLSLVEPLLNKGYCVITDNFYSSPELFEILIRNKTDAYGTVRLNRREMPTAFAKQKLKSGDIVAWQKGKMLALCWRDKKDMCTLSTVHDASSATTTTRGGKVLDKPQVILDYNHTMGGVDQADQAMTYYPAVRKQQQKYYKNFFRHLLEQSLWNAFILYKQRSDRPGTHSDFIWKMCESICLKYQTSSADVRIGRRASYVVNPELLTGQHFSDYIPPTPKKAAPTRMCVVCCSKTDSKGKKVRKETRLYCPDCNVALCAVPCFKIYHTREVY